A window of Haliscomenobacter hydrossis DSM 1100 contains these coding sequences:
- a CDS encoding YHS domain-containing (seleno)protein encodes MKTLLPSILVLGLVFNSLALLAQNNYNVNVDKKNLAVQGYDLVAYFEDHKPVKGSEEFTFKYETATYHFASKAHLNTFKKNPEKYLPEYGGFCAYGVSRGYAVGVDPDAWSIVDGKLYLNYSLKVQKTWSEDKPGYIKKADQNWPTVGKN; translated from the coding sequence ATGAAAACATTATTGCCATCCATTTTGGTACTAGGACTAGTATTCAACAGCCTTGCTCTGCTGGCTCAAAACAACTACAATGTCAACGTAGACAAAAAGAACCTGGCCGTTCAGGGTTATGACCTTGTCGCCTATTTCGAAGACCATAAACCCGTCAAAGGTTCGGAGGAATTCACGTTCAAATACGAAACCGCCACCTACCACTTTGCTTCCAAAGCCCACTTGAACACCTTCAAAAAGAATCCTGAAAAATACCTGCCCGAATATGGCGGGTTTTGTGCCTACGGGGTATCCAGAGGTTACGCGGTGGGTGTTGACCCAGATGCGTGGTCGATTGTAGATGGAAAATTGTACCTCAACTACAGCCTGAAAGTGCAAAAAACCTGGAGCGAAGATAAACCTGGCTACATCAAAAAAGCGGACCAAAACTGGCCGACGGTAGGCAAGAATTAG
- a CDS encoding alpha/beta hydrolase yields MRQFFRKLAIALVRLKINTIALISIKWAGRMALDIFRTPRKGRLREQDRTFLQGAQWETIHAEGLDIQTYLWEGTGPTILLAHGWESNSGRWRTFINVFRKKNYRIVALDAPGHGATSSNRFDAHWYALALKAVAEHFQPAFIVGHSAGGMALMYYLSEFKPAFVRGGVVIAAPCSLRRVLNNFNAVLHLSERAMQGMEIAINDQFGVPVDSFNLYDYAERNKTPGLMMYDACDEVASFAEGQKLAAIWKKSRFEGYNGLGHSMNNKAVAEEMGVFFEGVG; encoded by the coding sequence ATGCGTCAATTCTTTCGAAAACTGGCCATCGCCCTGGTGCGTTTGAAAATCAACACCATTGCCTTGATCTCCATAAAATGGGCAGGCCGCATGGCCCTGGACATCTTTCGCACGCCCCGCAAAGGTCGGCTGCGTGAGCAAGACCGCACTTTTTTGCAGGGTGCCCAATGGGAAACGATCCATGCGGAAGGGCTGGACATTCAAACCTACCTGTGGGAAGGTACAGGACCAACCATTCTACTGGCCCACGGCTGGGAGAGCAATTCGGGACGTTGGCGAACCTTCATCAATGTTTTTCGAAAAAAGAACTACCGCATTGTGGCCCTGGATGCCCCCGGACATGGTGCTACCAGCAGCAATCGTTTTGATGCCCATTGGTATGCCCTGGCGCTCAAGGCCGTAGCCGAACATTTCCAACCCGCCTTCATCGTCGGGCATTCGGCGGGAGGGATGGCACTTATGTATTACCTTTCCGAATTCAAACCTGCCTTTGTGCGTGGCGGAGTAGTGATAGCCGCGCCTTGCAGTTTGCGCCGGGTACTGAACAATTTTAATGCCGTTTTGCACCTGAGTGAACGCGCCATGCAGGGCATGGAAATAGCCATTAACGACCAGTTTGGCGTTCCCGTCGATTCGTTCAACCTTTATGATTATGCCGAAAGAAACAAAACCCCCGGCTTGATGATGTACGACGCCTGCGATGAAGTCGCTTCGTTTGCCGAAGGGCAGAAGCTGGCAGCAATTTGGAAAAAAAGTCGATTTGAAGGATACAATGGCTTGGGCCATAGCATGAACAATAAAGCGGTTGCAGAGGAGATGGGGGTGTTTTTTGAGGGAGTGGGGTGA
- a CDS encoding efflux RND transporter periplasmic adaptor subunit produces MKKFSLFFLLAVLSLVTSCQKKEHKIEEEATFLVTTPLRLDTLVLKDYVGQVRAFQHIEIRALEKGYLQNIYVDEGQFVPKGKLMFRIMPVIYQAEMQKAQAEVNFVQLEYQNTKSLADSNIVSKNELALAKAKVDMAKAELALSKAHLDFTEVRAPFDGIMDRFQVRLGSLLDEGEFLTTLSDNSKMWVYFNVPEAEYLDYATRAKSNNPLDVKLRMANNELFDQGGKVETIEADFDNETGNIAFRATFPNPKRILRHGETGNILMPVSLKNALLIPQKATFEILDKKFVYVVDKNSRVESRQITVGTELPHLYVVTSGLKEGEKVLIEGLRKVRNKQKIKHKVEPPRKVLAELNQLFAE; encoded by the coding sequence ATGAAAAAGTTTTCACTTTTCTTCCTTCTGGCAGTACTGTCTTTGGTGACGAGCTGTCAAAAGAAAGAACATAAAATCGAAGAAGAAGCAACTTTTTTGGTTACCACCCCCTTACGCCTGGATACCCTGGTTTTGAAAGACTACGTAGGCCAGGTGCGGGCTTTTCAACACATCGAAATAAGGGCCCTCGAAAAAGGCTACCTCCAAAACATCTACGTAGATGAAGGGCAATTTGTACCAAAGGGGAAGTTGATGTTCCGGATTATGCCCGTCATCTATCAGGCAGAAATGCAAAAGGCCCAGGCCGAGGTGAATTTTGTGCAGCTCGAATACCAAAATACCAAAAGTCTGGCCGACAGCAACATTGTTTCCAAAAACGAACTCGCGCTGGCCAAGGCGAAGGTGGACATGGCCAAAGCCGAGCTGGCTTTATCCAAGGCTCATCTGGATTTCACAGAAGTGCGTGCTCCTTTCGATGGCATCATGGATCGCTTTCAGGTACGCCTCGGAAGTTTGTTGGACGAAGGGGAGTTCTTGACCACCCTTTCCGACAATAGCAAGATGTGGGTGTATTTCAATGTACCCGAAGCGGAATATCTGGATTATGCCACCAGAGCCAAGTCCAATAATCCCCTGGACGTAAAACTGCGTATGGCCAACAATGAACTGTTTGACCAGGGCGGAAAGGTGGAAACGATCGAGGCCGATTTTGACAATGAAACCGGCAACATTGCCTTCAGAGCAACCTTCCCCAACCCCAAAAGGATTTTGCGCCATGGTGAAACCGGAAACATCCTCATGCCAGTGTCGCTGAAAAATGCCCTCCTGATTCCGCAGAAAGCCACCTTTGAAATCCTCGATAAGAAGTTTGTTTATGTGGTAGATAAAAACAGCAGGGTCGAGTCCAGGCAAATAACCGTAGGCACAGAACTGCCGCATTTGTATGTAGTAACCAGTGGATTGAAGGAAGGAGAAAAAGTACTCATTGAAGGCTTGCGCAAGGTTCGGAACAAGCAAAAGATCAAGCACAAAGTTGAGCCTCCGCGTAAGGTTTTAGCTGAATTGAATCAATTGTTTGCTGAGTAA
- a CDS encoding efflux RND transporter permease subunit yields the protein MFSKFIQRPVLAIAISLAIIFLGILASMTMPISQFPQIAPPRVNIFIAYPGASADILVQSTLIPLERAINGVQGMQYIISDATSAGEATIQIVFEPDTDPNAAVVNVKTRVDQVMNNLPPLVQREGVIITPIQPSMLMYVNLYSTDKHADEKFLYNYANVKILPELQRISGMGRAQILGSRQYAMRIWLKPDRMRAYNVSTEEVMEAVSEQSVIGRPGRIGQSSGKKAQSLEFVLTYKGRFSKPEEYEDIIVRANPDGEVLKLHDIAEVELGSEFFDIYCNKDGYPSASIVLKQNFGSNASKVIEATKVKLKEMEADFPPGMAYEINYDVSKFVGASIEKVMHTLIEAFILVALVVFLFLGDWRSTLIPTLAVPVSLIGAFLFMQLFGLTINLITLFALVLAIGIVVDNAIVVVEAVHVKMETKHLSPFKAVKEVLHEISGAIIAITLIMTAVFVPVAFMTGPVGIFYRQFSITMASAIVLSGVVALTLTPILSAMILKNHYGKTRKKTPIDAFLNWFNRRFDKLTDRYERLLKLIVHRRLVTFLILVAFGLGIFWVNKSLPSGFIPNEDQGMIYAIIQTPPGSTLERTNQVSRELQKIAEEVEGIQSVSSLAGYEILTEGRGSNAGTCIINLKDWSERKNSVHDVMEELEEKTKNLGAVVEFFEPPAVPGYGSSDGFSLRLLNKNSTVDYQDFDKINNDFMDALRQRKELTGLFTFFAANYPQYELVIDNKLAMQKGVSIGKAMDNLDILIGSTYEQGFVRFGNFFKVYTQAAPEYRQLPSDVLNLFIKNDRDEMVPYSSFMSLRKTQGPNEITRFNLYTSSSIRGVPAAGFTSGDAITTIQEVAKETLPQGYDIAWEGLSYDEAKRGNEALYIFIIVVVFVYLVLAAQYESFIIPLAVIFSLPVGIFGSFVLLKVMGLSNDIYAQIGIIMLMGLLGKNAVLIVEFAVQKHLQGLSVLEAAIEGSKARFRPILMTSFAFIAGLIPLVRATGPGAIGNRTIGASALGGMLIGTIFGVIIVPGLYYIFGKMAEGRKLIKDEDENPLSEDLVEHWDETSTIKEFIKKIRTKDEKSDEE from the coding sequence ATGTTTAGCAAATTCATACAAAGGCCGGTTCTGGCCATTGCCATTTCTTTGGCCATTATTTTCCTGGGGATATTGGCCAGCATGACCATGCCGATCTCACAATTCCCCCAAATTGCACCACCTCGGGTAAATATTTTCATTGCCTACCCTGGTGCAAGTGCCGACATCCTGGTTCAATCCACCCTGATTCCACTGGAGCGAGCCATCAATGGGGTGCAAGGCATGCAGTACATCATTTCGGATGCCACCAGTGCGGGTGAGGCCACCATCCAAATTGTATTTGAACCCGACACGGATCCAAATGCAGCGGTAGTGAACGTCAAAACCAGGGTGGATCAGGTCATGAACAACCTACCGCCACTGGTGCAACGCGAAGGGGTCATCATCACCCCCATTCAGCCCAGTATGCTCATGTACGTCAACCTCTACAGCACAGATAAACACGCCGACGAGAAGTTTTTGTACAACTACGCCAACGTTAAAATTCTGCCAGAACTCCAGCGCATCAGCGGAATGGGACGTGCCCAGATCTTGGGGAGTCGCCAGTACGCCATGCGCATTTGGTTGAAGCCCGACCGCATGCGGGCCTACAATGTATCTACGGAGGAAGTCATGGAGGCGGTCAGTGAACAAAGTGTGATTGGTAGACCGGGGCGGATTGGCCAAAGTTCTGGAAAAAAGGCCCAGTCACTCGAATTTGTACTGACCTATAAAGGCCGATTCAGTAAACCCGAAGAATACGAAGACATCATCGTCCGCGCCAATCCTGATGGGGAAGTACTGAAATTACATGATATCGCTGAAGTAGAGTTGGGCAGTGAGTTTTTTGATATTTATTGCAACAAAGACGGGTACCCCTCTGCGTCCATCGTGCTCAAGCAAAACTTTGGTAGCAATGCCAGCAAAGTGATCGAAGCGACCAAAGTAAAACTAAAGGAAATGGAGGCCGACTTCCCGCCTGGCATGGCTTATGAAATCAATTACGACGTTTCCAAATTTGTGGGGGCGTCGATTGAAAAAGTAATGCACACCCTGATAGAAGCCTTCATCCTGGTAGCCCTGGTGGTATTCCTTTTCCTGGGGGATTGGCGCTCTACACTTATCCCGACCCTGGCTGTTCCGGTATCGCTGATTGGCGCATTTTTATTCATGCAGCTTTTTGGATTAACCATCAATTTGATTACGCTGTTTGCCCTGGTTTTGGCCATCGGGATTGTGGTGGACAATGCAATTGTGGTCGTGGAAGCGGTGCACGTCAAAATGGAAACCAAACACCTGTCGCCGTTCAAAGCCGTGAAAGAAGTACTGCACGAAATTAGCGGTGCCATCATCGCGATTACCCTGATTATGACCGCAGTATTTGTGCCCGTTGCATTTATGACGGGGCCGGTGGGTATTTTTTACCGCCAGTTTTCCATTACCATGGCCAGTGCCATTGTGTTGTCGGGGGTGGTCGCCCTTACGCTTACGCCCATTTTGAGCGCCATGATCCTGAAGAATCATTATGGTAAAACGCGCAAGAAAACGCCCATTGACGCATTCCTCAATTGGTTCAACCGCCGCTTTGATAAATTAACGGATCGGTACGAGCGTTTGCTCAAGCTGATTGTTCATCGAAGACTGGTCACCTTTCTCATCCTGGTTGCCTTCGGTTTGGGTATTTTTTGGGTCAATAAAAGCCTGCCCTCCGGGTTTATCCCCAACGAAGACCAGGGCATGATCTATGCCATCATTCAAACTCCGCCGGGTAGCACCCTGGAAAGAACCAACCAAGTTTCGCGGGAACTCCAAAAGATTGCCGAAGAAGTGGAAGGCATTCAATCCGTTTCTTCTCTGGCTGGTTATGAAATCTTGACCGAAGGTCGAGGCTCCAACGCGGGCACTTGTATCATCAACCTGAAGGATTGGTCCGAAAGAAAAAATTCGGTACATGACGTCATGGAGGAACTGGAGGAAAAAACCAAAAACTTAGGCGCAGTGGTAGAATTCTTTGAACCACCCGCAGTTCCAGGTTATGGCTCTTCCGATGGTTTTTCCTTGCGCTTGTTAAACAAAAACAGCACCGTTGATTACCAGGACTTCGACAAGATCAACAACGACTTTATGGATGCCCTGCGCCAGCGTAAAGAGTTGACGGGTTTGTTCACTTTTTTTGCCGCCAATTACCCCCAATATGAGCTGGTCATTGACAATAAATTGGCCATGCAAAAAGGGGTATCCATCGGAAAAGCCATGGATAACCTCGACATCCTCATCGGCAGTACCTATGAACAAGGCTTCGTCCGCTTTGGCAACTTCTTCAAGGTGTATACCCAGGCTGCACCCGAATACAGACAATTGCCTTCGGATGTATTGAATCTTTTCATCAAAAATGACCGGGATGAAATGGTGCCCTACTCTTCTTTTATGAGTTTGCGCAAAACCCAGGGACCCAATGAAATTACCCGCTTTAACCTCTATACTTCTTCTTCTATCCGGGGGGTTCCCGCAGCAGGTTTTACCAGTGGTGATGCCATTACGACCATTCAGGAAGTGGCCAAAGAAACCCTTCCCCAAGGTTATGACATTGCCTGGGAAGGTCTTTCTTACGATGAAGCCAAACGGGGCAACGAAGCACTCTACATTTTTATCATCGTGGTGGTTTTCGTTTACCTGGTGTTGGCGGCGCAGTATGAGAGTTTTATCATTCCACTTGCGGTTATTTTTTCACTGCCTGTGGGCATTTTTGGCTCCTTCGTGCTGCTCAAAGTCATGGGCTTGTCCAATGACATTTATGCTCAAATTGGCATCATCATGCTCATGGGTTTGTTGGGAAAAAATGCGGTGTTGATTGTGGAGTTTGCGGTTCAAAAACACCTCCAAGGTTTGTCCGTACTGGAAGCTGCCATTGAAGGTTCCAAAGCCCGTTTTCGGCCCATCTTAATGACCTCCTTCGCCTTTATTGCCGGCCTGATTCCTTTGGTCAGGGCTACTGGGCCGGGAGCCATTGGCAACCGTACCATTGGCGCGTCTGCATTGGGAGGTATGCTCATCGGTACCATTTTTGGGGTCATCATCGTGCCTGGCTTGTACTACATTTTTGGCAAAATGGCCGAAGGCAGAAAGCTCATTAAAGACGAGGATGAAAACCCACTGAGTGAAGACCTGGTGGAACACTGGGACGAAACTTCGACAATCAAAGAATTCATTAAGAAAATCCGTACTAAAGATGAAAAGTCAGATGAGGAGTAA
- a CDS encoding TolC family protein translates to MRSNKWITFALLLTSLWGCKVPDAGVLKTENKATPARFNHAVDSLAANHPNWRQYFSDPNLIALIDTALVKNQELNIVKKEIDIRNNEVLARAGEYRPFVNVGAGLGAEKVARYTRDGAVEKNLEIKPGKEFPEPLTDLMGGVYASWELDVWHKLRNAKKAAVSRYFASIEGKNFLVTNLIAELANSYYELMALDNLLDIINTNIGLQQNILGIIKQEKEAAKVTQLAVNRFEAQVLNTQNRQYEIRQRIVEIENRINFLIGRFPQPVIRSSTAYNSAPVDSVLAGLPSQLLANRPDIRQAELELEAAKIDISVAKANFYPSFGIKAGLGLQAFNPVYLINPESILVNLAGDMMAPLVNKNAIKATYFNANAQQIQAVYNYERSILNGYIEVVNQLSGMRNFSDSYSTKAREVAILTQSITISNSLFRSARADYMEVLLTQREALESKMELIEIRMKQLSARVNVYRALGGGWN, encoded by the coding sequence ATGAGGAGTAATAAATGGATCACCTTTGCACTCCTGCTGACCAGCTTATGGGGATGCAAAGTACCAGATGCAGGTGTACTAAAAACGGAAAACAAAGCTACTCCTGCACGTTTTAACCATGCCGTGGATAGCCTGGCGGCAAACCACCCCAATTGGCGACAATATTTTTCTGATCCCAATTTGATCGCGCTGATTGATACAGCGCTGGTCAAAAACCAGGAACTGAACATCGTCAAAAAGGAAATTGACATCAGGAACAACGAGGTACTGGCCAGAGCGGGGGAATACCGCCCTTTTGTCAATGTTGGTGCAGGTTTGGGCGCGGAGAAAGTTGCCCGTTATACGCGTGATGGAGCGGTGGAAAAAAACCTGGAAATCAAACCCGGCAAGGAGTTTCCAGAGCCATTGACCGACCTGATGGGGGGTGTTTATGCCTCTTGGGAACTGGACGTTTGGCACAAACTCCGCAATGCCAAAAAAGCCGCAGTCAGTCGTTATTTCGCCTCGATTGAAGGAAAAAATTTCCTGGTTACCAACCTGATTGCCGAGCTTGCCAATTCCTATTACGAGTTGATGGCCCTGGATAACCTGCTAGACATCATCAATACCAACATTGGCCTCCAGCAGAACATCCTCGGCATCATCAAGCAGGAAAAAGAAGCGGCCAAGGTTACCCAGTTGGCGGTCAATCGCTTTGAAGCACAGGTATTGAACACCCAAAATCGGCAATACGAGATTCGACAACGGATTGTGGAAATCGAAAACCGGATCAATTTTTTAATTGGCCGTTTCCCTCAACCAGTTATCCGAAGCTCTACCGCTTATAACTCAGCACCAGTGGATTCGGTGCTGGCCGGGCTGCCTTCCCAGTTGTTGGCAAACCGACCGGACATCCGGCAGGCTGAGTTGGAATTGGAAGCGGCTAAAATTGACATCAGTGTAGCCAAAGCCAATTTTTATCCTTCATTTGGGATCAAGGCAGGCCTGGGCCTTCAGGCATTTAATCCGGTTTATTTGATCAATCCAGAATCCATTCTGGTAAATTTGGCTGGCGACATGATGGCCCCTTTGGTCAACAAAAATGCCATCAAAGCGACCTACTTCAATGCCAATGCCCAACAAATTCAGGCCGTGTACAATTATGAACGCTCTATTCTGAATGGCTACATTGAGGTGGTGAATCAGCTTTCGGGCATGCGTAATTTTTCGGATAGCTACAGCACCAAAGCCAGAGAAGTAGCCATCCTTACGCAGTCCATTACGATTTCAAATAGCCTTTTTAGATCAGCGCGAGCAGATTATATGGAAGTGTTGCTCACGCAGCGCGAAGCGCTGGAGTCTAAGATGGAATTGATTGAAATCAGGATGAAGCAATTGAGTGCCAGGGTGAATGTGTATCGGGCATTGGGGGGAGGCTGGAATTAA